A section of the Sceloporus undulatus isolate JIND9_A2432 ecotype Alabama chromosome 3, SceUnd_v1.1, whole genome shotgun sequence genome encodes:
- the LOC121927242 gene encoding matrix metalloproteinase-27-like isoform X2 — MKSLPFFLLCVGVSYGLPVFSQERSYDQDIQLAQKYLNQFYEQEHGPGQRGWKSNNYSFVNKIQQMQRFFKLNVTGKVDADTLKVIQQPRCGVPDVGQFVLASPGWKKTKLTYRIVNYTPDMRQYDVDTSIQKAFEVWSTVTPLTFKRVHRGRADIMIEFATRVHGRCPRHFDGPLGVLGHAFPPNHPLRGNVHLDEDEKWTASLAAQRRTVNYHGMLAEDIINPTVKKVPEPHSPMFPIHYTTIEFNLWLVAAHEIGHALGLAHSDDPRALMFPNYKPIDPEDFPLSEDDINGIQAIYGPSLNPPKKPMKPTLPKACDPKISFDAITTLRREILFLKGRHFWRVYPTHSEVDLELISTFWSFLPSNIQAAYENMNDQVFFFKDNHFWMISGFEMHPGYPKTIDHFGFPQNIKKIDAAVFDKNSGKTYFFVGTKYWRIILFFPWLQAVGI; from the exons ATGAAAAGCCTTCCATTTTTTCTATTGTGTGTTGGAGTTTCCTATGGACTCCCTGTCTTTTCACAGGAAAGAAGTTATGATCAAGATATACAGCTTGCACAG AAATATCTAAATCAGTTTTATGAGCAAGAACATGGACCAGGCCAGCGAGGCTGGAAAAGCAACAATTACTCCTTTGTGAACAAAATTCAACAAATGCAAAGATTTTTTAAGCTGAATGTCACTGGAAAAGTAGATGCTGACACACTGAAAGTTATACAGCAACCAAGATGTGGAGTTCCTGATGTTGGGCAGTTTGTCTTGGCTTCTCCTGGATGGAAGAAAACCAAGCTTACATATAG GATCGTGAATTACACGCCTGACATGAGACAATATGACGTGGACACATCCATCCAAAAGGCATTTGAAGTTTGGAGTACAGTGACTCCTCTGACTTTCAAAAGGGTTCATAGGGGGAGAGCAGACATCATGATTGAGTTTGCAACTAGAG TGCATGGCCGCTGTCCTCGACATTTTGATGGGCCTCTGGGAGTTCTTGGACATGCCTTCCCCCCCAACCATCCCTTACGTGGCAATGTCCACTTGGATGAGGATGAAAAGTGGACTGCCAGCTTAGCCG CTCAAAGAAGGACTGTGAATTACCATGGCATGCTAGCAGAAGATATCATCAATCCCACTGTAAAAAAGGTCCCAGAACCTCACTCTCCCATGTTCCCTATCCATTACACCACAATAg AGTTCAATTTATGGCTGGTTGCTGCTCATGAGATTGGCCATGCACTTGGCCTTGCACATTCTGATGACCCAAGAGCACTGATGTTCCCAAATTATAAACCCATTGACCCTGAGGATTTTCCACTCTCCGAAGATGATATTAATGGCATTCAGGCCATCTATG GACCATCACTAAATCCACCAAAGAAGCCTATGAAACCAACACTACCAAAAGCCTGTGATCCTAAGATATCATTTGATGCTATCACTACACTGCGAAGAGAAATCCTCTTTTTGAAGGGCAG GCACTTCTGGAGAGTGTACCCTACTCACTCAGAAGTTGATCTTGAATTAATTTCGACCTTTTGGTCTTTTCTACCATCCAACATCCAAGCAGCTTATGAAAATATGAATGATcaagttttctttttcaaag ATAATCATTTCTGGATGATTAGTGGCTTTGAGATGCATCCCGGTTACCCCAAAACAATTGACCATTTTGGCTTCCcacaaaatattaagaaaattGATGCAGCTGTTTTTGACAAAAATAGTGGAAAAACCTATTTCTTTGTTGGTACCAAATACTGGAG
- the LOC121927242 gene encoding matrix metalloproteinase-27-like isoform X1 encodes MKSLPFFLLCVGVSYGLPVFSQERSYDQDIQLAQKYLNQFYEQEHGPGQRGWKSNNYSFVNKIQQMQRFFKLNVTGKVDADTLKVIQQPRCGVPDVGQFVLASPGWKKTKLTYRIVNYTPDMRQYDVDTSIQKAFEVWSTVTPLTFKRVHRGRADIMIEFATRVHGRCPRHFDGPLGVLGHAFPPNHPLRGNVHLDEDEKWTASLAAQRRTVNYHGMLAEDIINPTVKKVPEPHSPMFPIHYTTIEFNLWLVAAHEIGHALGLAHSDDPRALMFPNYKPIDPEDFPLSEDDINGIQAIYGPSLNPPKKPMKPTLPKACDPKISFDAITTLRREILFLKGRHFWRVYPTHSEVDLELISTFWSFLPSNIQAAYENMNDQVFFFKDNHFWMISGFEMHPGYPKTIDHFGFPQNIKKIDAAVFDKNSGKTYFFVGTKYWRYDENNQSMDVGYPRKINDDFPAISQQVDAVFQHNGLFYFFHGSKQWEFDPNEKRVIRAMGSNSWFNC; translated from the exons ATGAAAAGCCTTCCATTTTTTCTATTGTGTGTTGGAGTTTCCTATGGACTCCCTGTCTTTTCACAGGAAAGAAGTTATGATCAAGATATACAGCTTGCACAG AAATATCTAAATCAGTTTTATGAGCAAGAACATGGACCAGGCCAGCGAGGCTGGAAAAGCAACAATTACTCCTTTGTGAACAAAATTCAACAAATGCAAAGATTTTTTAAGCTGAATGTCACTGGAAAAGTAGATGCTGACACACTGAAAGTTATACAGCAACCAAGATGTGGAGTTCCTGATGTTGGGCAGTTTGTCTTGGCTTCTCCTGGATGGAAGAAAACCAAGCTTACATATAG GATCGTGAATTACACGCCTGACATGAGACAATATGACGTGGACACATCCATCCAAAAGGCATTTGAAGTTTGGAGTACAGTGACTCCTCTGACTTTCAAAAGGGTTCATAGGGGGAGAGCAGACATCATGATTGAGTTTGCAACTAGAG TGCATGGCCGCTGTCCTCGACATTTTGATGGGCCTCTGGGAGTTCTTGGACATGCCTTCCCCCCCAACCATCCCTTACGTGGCAATGTCCACTTGGATGAGGATGAAAAGTGGACTGCCAGCTTAGCCG CTCAAAGAAGGACTGTGAATTACCATGGCATGCTAGCAGAAGATATCATCAATCCCACTGTAAAAAAGGTCCCAGAACCTCACTCTCCCATGTTCCCTATCCATTACACCACAATAg AGTTCAATTTATGGCTGGTTGCTGCTCATGAGATTGGCCATGCACTTGGCCTTGCACATTCTGATGACCCAAGAGCACTGATGTTCCCAAATTATAAACCCATTGACCCTGAGGATTTTCCACTCTCCGAAGATGATATTAATGGCATTCAGGCCATCTATG GACCATCACTAAATCCACCAAAGAAGCCTATGAAACCAACACTACCAAAAGCCTGTGATCCTAAGATATCATTTGATGCTATCACTACACTGCGAAGAGAAATCCTCTTTTTGAAGGGCAG GCACTTCTGGAGAGTGTACCCTACTCACTCAGAAGTTGATCTTGAATTAATTTCGACCTTTTGGTCTTTTCTACCATCCAACATCCAAGCAGCTTATGAAAATATGAATGATcaagttttctttttcaaag ATAATCATTTCTGGATGATTAGTGGCTTTGAGATGCATCCCGGTTACCCCAAAACAATTGACCATTTTGGCTTCCcacaaaatattaagaaaattGATGCAGCTGTTTTTGACAAAAATAGTGGAAAAACCTATTTCTTTGTTGGTACCAAATACTGGAG GTATGATGAAAATAATCAATCCATGGATGTGGGGTACCCACGAAAAATAAATGATGATTTTCCTGCAATTAGCCAGCAGGTAGATGCAGTTTTTCAGCACAATG